AAATCGAGCGCGTCCACGGCGCGGCGGCCGCCATAGAGTTTGGACAGTCCCCGCGATTCGACGACAACGTCGGCCACCGCTTTTTCCCCGGCGGCCAAGCGGCGGGGAAACCCATGAACCTGCCGGCGCCTAGCCGTACATGCTCGGCGGGTAGTCCTGCCCCTTGCCCTCGGCCGGCGCCGCCTGCTTCTGCATCATGCGGAGCGTGCGCTCGATGTTCTCCGCCTCCGTGTACAGGGGCTTCACGTCGATCTCGATGTGCTCGAGCAGCGCGTCGATGACCTCGATGACCTTCGCCGCCGCGCGCGCGTCCGGATAGTTCGGGTTTGCCTCGGCGAGGATGCTGATCGTGTCGAAACCGTGCTTCTTGCCGAGGTTGAGGAGGACGCCCGAGACGCCCGTGATGATGCCGTTTCCGAACATGGGCAGCTTGTGCTTGGCAAGAAGCGCCCGCGTGGCGTCCGTGCTGCCAAGCGCGTAGATGGCGACTTCCTCGGGGTTGTCGCCGGCCTGCTCGAGGACGAGCCCCTCCGGGCTGATGATGGTGGTGCAGCCCTTGCGCTGCGCAAACGCGAGGATCGCGTCGGCGATGGGCCGGATGAGCTTGGGCGCGGGCTGGAACTCGCTGATGAAGACGCAGACGCCCTTGCCCGCGTAGATTCGGACGGGGTACATGGGCGTGGCGTTGCGGACGATCGACACCGTGGGGAAGAAGCGGCTGTCCATGATGCCGATCTGCTGCAATTCGAGGACGTCGATGAGGTAGTTTGCCGTGATCGTCGAGACAAGGCCCACGCTCGGGAACCCGTCGATCACCGTGGCGCCCGTGAGGTCGACCTGCGCGAACTCGTGGATCGACAGGTCCGGCTCGTCGTCGGCCATCACGGACGAGAAGGCGGGCCCCCTACGTAAAGGGCGCGGGGCGGTGCCCGATTGCCGCGCGCGCGGTCGCGCGATCGCGCGGCGCTGGCGTGCCGAGCGAAGGATTGAAGGCAGGTTCGCGCGGTGGGCCCGTAGGCCCGCTGGGATGGCCGAGCGGCTAGGCACCAGACTGCAGATCTGGGTCGCGTGGGTTCGAATCCCACTCCCAGCTTTCGCGAGGCGCGATCGGGGGTTCTTGACGAACGGACGAGCGGCCGGGGGCGGTGAACATCAGGCCGCGCGCAGAAGCCAAATGCACTGCTCGTTCCGGCGCCTGTCGTCCATGCCCGGGGGGCTCTTCTTGCATCCGTCCCCAAGGAGGGGATGGACAAGGAACGCTCGACCCGCCGCGTCAAGAGAAACCATGGAGAATTCGTAGACCATGTCGCCCTCGGCGTAGTGCGTTGTGCGCGTTTGCACGCGCGAATCTGCCTCGATCGTCGCCACCACGACGTTCCAAGCGGGGCTTCCCTCGTGCGGCGTTTGGTCCATCCAACCCAACGTCGCGCCGCGGTCGTGGGCGGCAATCCAGGGCCAGAGGAAGCCGCCGGAGGTCCGGTTGGAGGCGACGACGAGGGGCGGACTCCAAGACGCGCCGTCGCTCGACGCGGCCGCGATCACCCCTCCTTCCGCTCTGCTGCCCTCGGCCCACGTCAGCCAAAACGTCCCGTCGGGACTCTGCGTTGCCGTTGGCACGGTGAAAAGACCCAGCGACGACGCGTGCGCCTGCTGAAACTCCCAGGCTTGCAGGTCGCGTGAGGAGAGCAGGCCCACGCGCAGGGCCGGCGGCGAGGGGCCCGCGGACGGCCAGCAAGCGAGCGGGAGATGGACCACCCCGTCGCCGGTGGCAAACGTCCGCCCGGTGGTGCACGTCTCGGGAATGCCCGAGGGCGCCATGGCGACGCGGTACTCCGCCCACGTTTGCCCCCCGTCGGTCGAACGCGCAACCATGGAGAGATGCGCGTTCGCGCAGGAGTACACGCCCAGGGCCTCGATCCGCCGGCAGAAGATGCCGGCCGCGTCGCCGCCGATGTAGGAAAGCAGGAGATCGCCTTCGCGGGCGACGATCCACGGACGGTCGACGATGCCGCCCACGGGCACCGCGGAGACGTACGTGACCTTCCACGTCTGGCCCCGATCCGTCGAAGCCGCCATCGTCACGGAGGCGAGGGTCGCGTAGGCCACGTACCAAGTTCCGTCGGGCGCCACCGCGACGTCGCAGTCCCCGCTTGGGGGATGGTTGGGCGCCGGGTGGACCTCGCGCCACGTCAATCCCCCGTCGTCCGAGGCCCATAGGGGCGAGGGCTTGGTGAAACCTCCATGGCTGCATACAAGCATGACGCCGTCGGCTCCCGCGGCAAGCGACGCCTCGGCGTCACCGCCGATCCCGACGAGCGTACGCTCCGCCGACGGTTCAACCGGAGGGCGCGGCGGCTCACCGGGGCCTTCCGGATAGGATGGTTCGAGCGGGCCCGGCGGGCTGGGAGCGACCGGGTCCGGGGTGCTGGGACGCTCCGCGGTCTGCAAGCATCCCGACAGGAGCAGCGCCATCGCCAGGAACGGCGCTGCCACCGCATGCATGGAGTCGCGAGATGCAGTGCCTTCCCTAAGGGTATTCGTCATGTCCTTTGCCCGATGCCAGGCGGTCACCTCGACACGCAGTCGTCTTTGCCGGCGGATCGCCGCGAAATTCGTGTCCCTCCCTTCGTCCGTTTCCCCCTTCTTCCCGCCTCCCGACAGACGAGCCCTTATAAGCCCGTCCGCCCGGCTTTTCCTTGATGCGCCTTCGCGCGACCCTAGCCGCGCTTCTGTTCCTCGCCACGCTTGCCGCGCCTCCCGTGGGCGGCTTCTCGGAGCAGACGTACGTGGTCACGTTCGCGCAGGAGCCCTCCCCGGTCCAAAGGCTTGAGATCCTCGCCCGCGACCCGGCGGCCGTCTTCTTCACGATCGTCCCGAGCGCCAAGGCGAGCCTCACCGACGCCCAAGCGCGCGACGTGGCGCGCCTTCCCTTCGTCCTGCGCGTGGACCCCGAGCGTCCCGTGGAGAAGCACCTCGATCAGGCCGCGCGCCTCGTGCGGGCGGGAACGGCGATCGAGAGCCTGGGCGCGACGGGCCGCGGCGTCACGGTGGCCGTCGTGGACAGCGGCATCGACACGACGCATCCGGACTTCCCGTGCGTGCTTGCGAACGTGAAGTACGCGCACGGAGCCTGGCACGGAAGCCCCAGCGACCTCGACGGGCACGGTACGCACGTGGCGGGCATCGTGGCCGGGTCCGGCGGCGAGTCAGGCGGCCGGTACCGGGGCGTGGCGCCGGGCGCGTGCCTGGTGGGCCTCGACTTTAGCGTGAGCTTCACCACGAC
This genomic stretch from Candidatus Thermoplasmatota archaeon harbors:
- a CDS encoding sialidase family protein produces the protein MHAVAAPFLAMALLLSGCLQTAERPSTPDPVAPSPPGPLEPSYPEGPGEPPRPPVEPSAERTLVGIGGDAEASLAAGADGVMLVCSHGGFTKPSPLWASDDGGLTWREVHPAPNHPPSGDCDVAVAPDGTWYVAYATLASVTMAASTDRGQTWKVTYVSAVPVGGIVDRPWIVAREGDLLLSYIGGDAAGIFCRRIEALGVYSCANAHLSMVARSTDGGQTWAEYRVAMAPSGIPETCTTGRTFATGDGVVHLPLACWPSAGPSPPALRVGLLSSRDLQAWEFQQAHASSLGLFTVPTATQSPDGTFWLTWAEGSRAEGGVIAAASSDGASWSPPLVVASNRTSGGFLWPWIAAHDRGATLGWMDQTPHEGSPAWNVVVATIEADSRVQTRTTHYAEGDMVYEFSMVSLDAAGRAFLVHPLLGDGCKKSPPGMDDRRRNEQCIWLLRAA
- a CDS encoding PAC2 family protein, whose product is MADDEPDLSIHEFAQVDLTGATVIDGFPSVGLVSTITANYLIDVLELQQIGIMDSRFFPTVSIVRNATPMYPVRIYAGKGVCVFISEFQPAPKLIRPIADAILAFAQRKGCTTIISPEGLVLEQAGDNPEEVAIYALGSTDATRALLAKHKLPMFGNGIITGVSGVLLNLGKKHGFDTISILAEANPNYPDARAAAKVIEVIDALLEHIEIDVKPLYTEAENIERTLRMMQKQAAPAEGKGQDYPPSMYG